In bacterium, the following are encoded in one genomic region:
- the rsmI gene encoding 16S rRNA (cytidine(1402)-2'-O)-methyltransferase has product MSGTLYLVSTPIGNLEDITLRALRILKEVDLIAAEDTRHTKKLLAHYEIHAPLTSYFEHNKIVKGNYLREKLLEGKDIALVTDAGTPGISDPGEKIAQECILSGIKVVPVPGPAALIASLSISGLSTDRFLFQGFLPKSGKEKKEFLTGLKKEAATLIFYESPYRVKETLKIMLEVFGERRAAVIRELTKIYEDIRRGNLSELAECPFVLKGEFCIVVDGWKGMADKSILKDEDLIKLVNNLQKDKNISLKKAVKQVALENNLSVRTLYQAVIKNKS; this is encoded by the coding sequence TGGAAGATATTACCCTGAGGGCTTTAAGAATATTGAAAGAAGTTGATCTGATTGCCGCGGAAGATACCCGCCATACAAAGAAACTGCTTGCTCATTATGAAATACACGCGCCGCTGACATCATATTTTGAGCATAATAAAATTGTTAAGGGAAACTACCTGCGGGAAAAGCTTTTGGAAGGCAAAGATATCGCCCTGGTAACAGACGCGGGGACACCCGGCATCTCGGATCCGGGAGAAAAAATCGCGCAGGAATGTATTTTATCCGGGATAAAGGTTGTTCCGGTTCCCGGGCCGGCCGCGCTTATCGCATCCTTGAGTATCTCAGGGCTTTCAACAGATAGGTTCCTTTTTCAGGGATTTTTGCCTAAAAGCGGCAAAGAAAAAAAAGAGTTTTTAACAGGGTTAAAAAAAGAAGCGGCGACACTTATATTTTATGAATCTCCTTACAGGGTAAAAGAAACACTTAAAATAATGCTTGAGGTTTTTGGAGAAAGGCGGGCGGCAGTAATCCGCGAACTGACTAAAATTTATGAAGATATAAGGAGAGGAAACTTAAGTGAATTGGCAGAATGTCCTTTTGTCTTAAAAGGTGAATTTTGTATAGTTGTAGACGGCTGGAAAGGCATGGCGGATAAAAGCATTTTAAAAGACGAGGATTTGATAAAACTGGTTAATAACCTGCAAAAAGATAAAAACATTTCTTTAAAAAAAGCGGTAAAACAAGTTGCCCTTGAGAACAATTTATCCGTGAGAACGCTCTACCAGGCTGTGATTAAAAACAAATCCTGA